A region of the Curvibacter sp. AEP1-3 genome:
GTGGAGGCCCTGTCGGCCCGCCTCGCGCAGGAGGTGGCGGGTCATGCCTAAATTGTTTGGAGAAGTTTCATGCTGCTGAGCCTGGCCCAATGGCTGCAAAGTTTGTCGCCCGAGTTCGGTGTGTTCCGGGTATTTCAGTACCTCACTTTCCGTGCCGTGATGGCTGCGCTGACCGCGCTCTTGATCGGTCTGGCTGCTGGCCCGGCCGTAATTCGTCGTCTGCGCGCACTGAAGATCGGCCAGCCCATCCGTGGTTACGGCATGGAAACCCACTTGGCCAAAAGTGGTACGCCCACCATGGGTGGCGTACTCATCCTCTTGTGCATTGCCACCTCCACGCTGCTGTGGGCAGATCTTTCCAACCGTTTTGTCTGGATCGTGCTCATCGTGACCCTGGGCTTCGGCGCCATCGGTTGGGCCGACGACTGGCGCAAGGTGGTGCACAAAGACCCTGAGGGCATGCGCTCCCGCGAAAAGTATTTCTGGCAAAGCCTGATCGGCCTGCTGGCCGCGCTGTACCTGGTGTTCAGCATCTCCGAGAGCTCCAACCTGCGGGTGCTGGAGCTGTTTTTCAATTGGGTTCGCTCGGGCTTTGATGTGAATCTGCCCCCCAAAGCCGGCCTGTTGCTGCCTTTCATCAAAGAGGTGAGCTATCCCCTGGGCGTGTTGGGCTTTGTGGTCATGACCTATCTGGTCATTGTGGGCTCCAGCAATGCGGTAAACCTGACTGACGGCCTGGACGGCCTGGCCATCATGCCGGTGGTAATGGTGGGTTCTGCGCTGGGTGTGTTTGCTTACGTAACAGGCAGCTCGGTGTTCTCCAAGTACCTGTTCTTCCCTTATATCCCCGGTTCCGGCGAGTTGTTGATTTTCTGCTCCGCCATGGCCGGTGCAGGCCTGGCTTTCTTGTGGTTCAACACCCATCCCGCGCAGGTTTTCATGGGCGACGTCGGCGCCTTGGCACTGGGGGGCGCTTTGGGCACTATCGCCGTCATCGTTCGCCAGGAAATCGTGTTGGCCATCATGGGGGGCATCTTTGTGGCTGAGGCCCTGTCGGTCATGCTGCAGGTCACCTGGTTCAAGTACACCAAAAAGAAATTCGGTGAAGGCCGCCGCTTGCTCAAGATGGCGCCGCTGCACCACCACTTCGAGAAGTCCGGCTGGAAAGAGACCCAGGTCGTGGTCCGCTTCTGGATCATCACCATGCTGCTCTGTCTGGTCGGCCTGTCCACCCTGAAATTGCGATGAACACGCCCGAGCAGCACCTCCCGCTTGAACCCCAGCAGACACCGGCAGTTGACGCCGGTGTGCTGCAACACGCCTCTATGGCGCAAGAGGTTCAGCCTGTGGTGTCTGCAGTGGATGTGGAAAGCCAGCCTGCTGAAGAGGTCGCTCAGGTGTCCTTGCCTCCAGTTCCAGCTTCCGCCGGTCCCAAGGCATTGCCAACTACCTTGACCGCTGCCAAAGAGGCTGCCGAGTTTGTGGCCCGCATCTTCGCGGAAACCGAGGCGGAAAAAACAGAAGCT
Encoded here:
- the mraY gene encoding phospho-N-acetylmuramoyl-pentapeptide-transferase; this encodes MLLSLAQWLQSLSPEFGVFRVFQYLTFRAVMAALTALLIGLAAGPAVIRRLRALKIGQPIRGYGMETHLAKSGTPTMGGVLILLCIATSTLLWADLSNRFVWIVLIVTLGFGAIGWADDWRKVVHKDPEGMRSREKYFWQSLIGLLAALYLVFSISESSNLRVLELFFNWVRSGFDVNLPPKAGLLLPFIKEVSYPLGVLGFVVMTYLVIVGSSNAVNLTDGLDGLAIMPVVMVGSALGVFAYVTGSSVFSKYLFFPYIPGSGELLIFCSAMAGAGLAFLWFNTHPAQVFMGDVGALALGGALGTIAVIVRQEIVLAIMGGIFVAEALSVMLQVTWFKYTKKKFGEGRRLLKMAPLHHHFEKSGWKETQVVVRFWIITMLLCLVGLSTLKLR